The nucleotide sequence TTGATTCTGTTTTAAGAGCTTCTCCTTTTCCTTTACCATTCACACCACCATTGAGCTTTACATAATAACTTTTGAAAGCTATATCCCAAGTAGTATCAGTTTCTGGAGTGGTAACGCTTACTACAGCTCCTGTTGCCAATGAAAAGTATTGCCAATCGGTAGTAGCATCTAATTGTACTTCTCCAACTGCTTTGGTAAAAGTAAGGTTTACTTTTTCTACTGGAGCTTGTGAGGTAAGAGTATCATATTTAAAAGTAAGATAACCTAATTCACCCTTAGCGTTAGTATACTCAGTAATTTGCAATTTTACATACTTTCCTTTTACTGTTTTTACTACATATACATATTTGGTAAGTGTAATATGAGGAGTATTGCTTCCTGGTGTAGGAGGATTATAGTTATAGAAACCTTTAGGGTCAGGGCTTTGTACTGTACCTGTAATGGCAGGATTAACTGAGATAGTTGTAGTAGTAGGAGTTGTTTGTCCTGGTTGTGGACGCCCATAAGAAGTTACTAATATGTCTTTCTCATATCCTATGCCAGGGTATTGAGTAACAGTAGCAAAATCTTTACTTCCTGTATTAGCTACTTCCACGCCTCCAATACCTGAAGTGCCACCATTAGTTTTTACGTTATAACGATTGAAAGCGATATCCCAATTATCACTTGTGCGAGGATTGGTTACCTCTACTTGTTTCCCTTCTGAAAAAGAAAAATACACCCACTCTGTTTGTGAAGAAACATTTAATTCTTTAACTTCTTTAGCAGTAGAAGGTATAGGGGTCGGATTGTCGTCTTTACTACAAGAAGTAGTAAGCACCATCATTCCTGCGATAAGCGCAGGAGCTAAAAAATTTAATCTCATAATATTGTTTGTATTTTGATTTGACGGTGCAAAGATACTACTTATTTAGAATTATACAAAACAATATGGTATTTTATTTTGAAAAGTTCAATATAAGCAAACTTTCCCTCAATAAAAACTTATCAATATTCTCTTTTTGTGAGTGTGTAATTTGCGGAAGGAGTGA is from Capnocytophaga ochracea DSM 7271 and encodes:
- a CDS encoding HmuY family protein is translated as MRLNFLAPALIAGMMVLTTSCSKDDNPTPIPSTAKEVKELNVSSQTEWVYFSFSEGKQVEVTNPRTSDNWDIAFNRYNVKTNGGTSGIGGVEVANTGSKDFATVTQYPGIGYEKDILVTSYGRPQPGQTTPTTTTISVNPAITGTVQSPDPKGFYNYNPPTPGSNTPHITLTKYVYVVKTVKGKYVKLQITEYTNAKGELGYLTFKYDTLTSQAPVEKVNLTFTKAVGEVQLDATTDWQYFSLATGAVVSVTTPETDTTWDIAFKSYYVKLNGGVNGKGKGEALKTESKDFDAVKETVVVGFEKDKEVTFTGRNSSTKVNVSPVLTGGFGSTTGTINISPSNINKWGDVYAPNEWVYIIKTADGKYAKVQVTDFYKEVNSKKAPNYPKLKYQLSDNQSK